A genomic region of Methanosarcina thermophila TM-1 contains the following coding sequences:
- a CDS encoding DUF1015 domain-containing protein codes for MVLHVPRILLPKDNWEKWAVIACDQHTQDLEYWKRVEEFVGDSPSTLNLIYPEIYLPLDENRVNKIHKTLSDYKKILVDHGPCFILVCRSVSGRNRIGLVAAIDLEEYQFNGLDSIIRPTEGTIKERLPARIRIRENAELELSHIMVLYNDPDFTVIPRDLDDLVCEENLVYDFDLMENGGHIKGYKISNEKIIKDISDKILTLGTLLVGDGNHSLAAAKSFWEKIKGTVEEDHPARYAMVELVNIHDPGLSFEPIHRVVSGINPEELLRKFDARIERIQDSPSDLDLSAKGHSIGFITKDSSGVLIFDNPVHDLEVETLDEIIDNYSVEYEHDPEVVEKLGREQGNTGFFLPPLKKSEFFTLIKKKGILPKKSFSLGKENEKRYYIEVRKITV; via the coding sequence ATGGTTTTACACGTTCCCCGTATTCTTCTTCCAAAGGACAATTGGGAAAAGTGGGCAGTAATTGCCTGTGATCAGCACACTCAGGATCTGGAATACTGGAAAAGAGTTGAAGAATTTGTTGGAGACTCCCCTTCTACTTTAAATCTCATTTATCCTGAGATATATCTTCCTTTAGATGAGAATAGAGTGAATAAGATCCATAAAACCCTAAGTGATTATAAAAAAATTCTTGTTGATCACGGTCCATGCTTTATCCTTGTGTGCCGTTCAGTCTCAGGCAGGAATAGAATCGGGCTTGTGGCTGCGATCGACCTGGAAGAATATCAGTTCAATGGATTGGATTCAATTATCCGACCAACTGAAGGCACCATTAAAGAAAGGCTTCCTGCAAGAATCAGGATAAGGGAAAATGCCGAACTGGAACTATCGCATATCATGGTATTATATAACGATCCTGATTTTACGGTTATACCCAGGGATCTGGATGACCTTGTTTGCGAAGAGAATCTAGTTTATGATTTTGACCTAATGGAAAACGGTGGTCATATCAAGGGCTACAAAATCAGTAATGAAAAGATAATTAAAGATATCTCGGATAAAATTCTTACCCTGGGGACCCTTCTTGTTGGAGATGGAAACCACAGCCTTGCTGCTGCAAAGAGTTTCTGGGAAAAAATTAAAGGGACTGTAGAGGAAGATCATCCTGCAAGGTATGCAATGGTCGAGCTTGTAAATATTCACGATCCAGGTCTTTCCTTTGAGCCAATTCACAGGGTTGTAAGCGGGATTAACCCGGAAGAACTGCTCAGGAAATTCGATGCAAGGATTGAAAGAATTCAGGACAGCCCTTCAGATCTCGATCTTTCAGCTAAAGGACATTCAATCGGGTTTATTACAAAGGATAGCAGTGGTGTGCTTATTTTTGACAATCCAGTACACGACCTTGAGGTCGAAACCCTTGATGAGATTATTGACAATTATTCAGTTGAGTATGAGCATGATCCGGAGGTCGTTGAAAAGCTTGGTAGGGAACAGGGAAATACTGGTTTCTTCCTTCCTCCGTTAAAGAAAAGCGAGTTTTTTACTCTTATAAAAAAGAAAGGAATCCTTCCGAAAAAATCGTTTTCCCTTGGGAAGGAAAATGAGAAAAGGTATTATATAGAGGTCAGAAAAATTACTGTATAA
- a CDS encoding DUF1328 domain-containing protein: MIGLAVVFLILALIAYILGARGIAGFSMEIAKWLVIIFIILAIISFFL, from the coding sequence TTGATAGGACTTGCTGTAGTCTTTCTAATATTAGCATTGATTGCGTATATACTGGGTGCGCGGGGGATTGCCGGCTTCTCAATGGAGATTGCAAAGTGGCTCGTTATAATCTTTATTATACTTGCAATAATCTCCTTTTTCTTATGA